In the Takifugu flavidus isolate HTHZ2018 chromosome 11, ASM371156v2, whole genome shotgun sequence genome, one interval contains:
- the LOC130533449 gene encoding sorbin and SH3 domain-containing protein 1 isoform X9: protein MRSSKLGCKTLEAPDVPVVCRQTPRCALYQASPEEGSIRPSASLVPSGPRAVGAVRITPVGAMKGSPDLIPAADLDPSRVSKGRGVVTLRATLVHIDDEGHITEKPNTFTTPRDWTSRINGDSSKPGLAEGQRDITTELPPVNSLQYQVYSPEPINQFPTPLSADPQICITSGSSSVYPCTSTVNPTIVLLQHNRAEQNKHLSHSRDPTPERDKSPDPGRDSVSPGPDMDWTRTRLPLHSPLNRPVAPVRNTEKSKDWYKTMFKQIHKIPESIEENPYRPSYIFPENYDVQVKSKDDGPSPFGYLKDVKTVPRSKSNIEVDSKGCSMPVPARSSSLKPSTKRNEWEPPDKKVDTRKYRAEPKSIFEYEPGKSSVLKLERTSAPSFTPLETASDLQKYSSSKSGHSEVEKDGGSPQSEPGAPENERHVYKSVLEGGDIPLQGLRALNKRHGSTSSSKDSSPVHGDSPDEVLRRRHGDKEKILEEQRRLKREQEEADTASRRHTGIVPTHHQFITNERFGDLLNITDNTEKRKSGVEQRSPAMARFDFRAESVKELPFQKGDIVYIIRQVDQNWYEGEHHGRVGIFPQSYVELLPVTEKAQPKKSVPVQVLEYGEAVARFNFSGDTVVEMSFRKGERITLIRRVDENWYEGKISGTNRQGIFPVTYVEVLRRPRVKNGVEYMDPPASPSPQRSLNASPQLIRNRLTTSPLPLPRSHRRSVSPEVHAISSEWISLTVGGGSPPAAPTPPLPPLPTVSYRCGEYLPPPYSASPVPPITGSPYCISPGASPAASPLPPPHPPRPNSTTPFLTFTPPQVEEFLLSPPSPHLSRGMSPCSGPVLEGWLRGEKDLTEGDVTEGERAHAAQGNKPNGPAEFLRNEVDHHGRSSRSPVMLFDIQENNNVNSFAEAVCNEILNIAETSVRYCSTLSHHPHGSVHRLHPHPSKQSLIISQQPQSHSSSPEPSRLHCGIFQAMYSYVPQNEDELELKEGDLVSVMEKCDDGWFVGTSKRTKQFGTFPGNYVKEVKL from the exons ATGAGATCCTCAAAGCTCGGCTGCAAAACTCTGGAGGCTCCAGACGTTCCAGTTGTCTGCAGACAGACGCCTCGCTGCGCACTTTATCAA GCCTCTCCAGAAGAGGGCAGCATAAGGCCGAGCGCTTCTCTCG TCCCGTCAGGCCCCCGAGCAGTTGGCGCCGTGAGGATCACACCTGTGGGCGCCATGAAAGGCTCTCCGGACCTCATTCCTGCAGCAG ATTTAGACCCCAGCAGAGTGAGCAAAGGGAGGGGTGTCGTCACTCTGAGGGCCACCCTCGTCCACATCGACGATGAAGGTCACATCACCGAAAAGCCAAACACCTTCACGACACCAA GGGACTGGACAAGCCGGATTAATGGTGACAGCTCCAAACCGGGGCTGGCGGAGGGGCAGAGGGACATAACAACTGAGCTGCCTCCTGTAAACAGCCTTCAGTACCAG GTGTATTCACCAGAACCCATCAACCAATTCCCGACCCCATTGTCCGCCGACCCTCAGATCTGCATCACATCGGGTTCCAGCTCTGTTTATCCCTGCACCAGCACCGTTAACCCCACCatcgtgctgctgcagcacaacagAG cagagcagaacaaGCACCTTTCTCATTCCAGAG ATCCGACCCCAGAAAGGGACAAAAGTCCTGATCCCGGTAGAGACTCGGTCAGTCCGGGGCCTGACATGGACTGGACCAGAACGCGGCTGCCGCTGCACTCTCCTCTCAACAGACCCGTGGCGCCCGTACGG AACACTGAAAAATCCAAAGACTGGTACAAGACAATGTTCAAACAGATACACAAGATACCTG AGTCCATTGAGGAAAACCCTTATCGCCCCTCCTACATTTTCCCTGAGAACTATGACGTTCAGGTGAAATCAAAAG ACGATGGTCCCAGTCCATTCGGTTACTTGAAAGATG TGAAGACGGTCCCACGCTCAAAAAGCAACATCGAGGTGGATTCAAAAGGCTGCTCGATGCCTGTACCAGCGCGGTCCTCTTCCCTCAAACCCTCCACCAAAAG AAACGAGTGGGAGCCCCCGGATAAGAAAGTCGACACCAGGAAGTACCGCGCGGAGCCCAAGAGCATCTTTGAGTACGAGCCGGGGAAATCATCAGTGCTCAAGCTGGAGAGGACG AGTGCCCCCTCCTTCACTCCCCTGGAAACAGCCTCTGACCTGCAGAAGTA CTCCTCAAGTAAGTCTGGACACAGCGAGGTGGAGAAGGACGGTGGATCACCCCAGAGCGAGCCAGGGGCTCCAGAAAATGAACGCCATGTTTACAAAAGTGTCCTGGAGGGCGGTGACATTCCCTTACAAGGCCTGCGGGCCTTAAACAAGCGCCATGGTAGCACCTCGTCCTCGAAAG ACTCATCCCCAGTGCATGGGGACAGCCCGGACGAAGTGCTGCGTCGACGCCATGGGGACAAAGAG AAAATCTTGGAAGAGCAGCGGCGGCTGAAGCgagaacaggaagaggctgACACGGCATCCAGGCGACACACAGGCATTGTCCCGACTCACCACCAGTTTATCACCAACGAGCGCTTCGGGGACCTGCTTAACATCACAGATAACACGGAGAAAAGGAAGTCGGGCGTAGAG CAGAGGAGTCCGGCCATGGCTCGCTTTGACTTCAGGGCAGAAAGTGTTAA GGAGCTGCCGTTTCAGAAAGGAGACATTGTTTACATCATTCGACAGGTGGATCAAAACTGGTATGAAGGGGAACACCACGGCAGAGTGGGCATTTTCCCTCAGAGCTATGTGGAG ctacttcctgtcacaGAGAAGGCCCAGCCGAAGAAAAGTGTCCCGGTGCAGGTGCTGGAGTACGGAGAGGCAGTGGCTCGCTTCAACTTCAGTGGGGACACTGTGGTGGAAATGTCTTTTAGAAAG GGAGAGAGGATCACGCTCATTCGCAGAGTGGATGAAAACTGGTATGAGGGCAAAATCTCAGGCACCAATCGTCAGGGCATCTTTCCCGTCACCTACGTGGAAGTGTTGCGAAGACCCCGTGTCAAAAATGGCGTGGAGTACATGGACCCTCCTGCCAGCCCTTCTCCACAGCGCAGCCTCAATGCCTCTCCTCAG CTGATTCGCAATCGCCTGACAACCTCCCCCTtgcccctccctcgctcccatCGCCGCTCCGTGTCCCCAGAGGTCCACGCCATCTCCTCTGAGTGGATCTCCCTGACTGTGGGAGGCGGTAGCCCGCCCGCCGCTCCCACGCCCCCCCTCCCGCCGCTGCCCACAGTGTCCTACCGCTGTGGCGAATATTTGCCTCCACCCTATTCTGCCAGCCCTGTGCCCCCAATCACAGGAAGCCCTTACTGCATCTCCCCTGGGGCCTCCCCGGCCGCCTCCCCACTTCCCCCGCCTCATCCACCCAGGCCAAActccaccacacccttcctcaccttcacaccacctcaagtggaggagttcCTGCTCTCCCCGCCGTCCCCGCATCTGTCACGCGGTATGAGTCCCTGCAGCGGACCGGTTCTGGAGGGATGGCTTAGGGGGGAGAAAGACTTAACCGAAGGGGATGtcacagagggggagagggcCCACGCAGCACAGGGCAACAAGCCAAACGGCCCCGCAGAG TTTTTGAGGAATGAGGTGGACCATCAcggcaggagctccaggagcccCGTGATGCTGTTCGACATCCAAGAGAACAACAACGTCAACTCGTTTGCC GAAGCAGTGTGCAATGAGATCTTGAATATAGCAGAGACCTCGGTGAGGTACTGCAGCACCCTGTCCCACCACCCTCATGGCTCTGTCCATAGactgcacccccaccccagtaAACAATCTCTCATCATTTCCCAGCAACCCCAGTCCCACAGTAGCAGCCCAGAGCCCAGCCGTCTCCACTGTGGAAT TTTCCAGGCTATGTACAGCTACGTACCACAGAACGAGgatgagctggagctgaaggagggcgATCTAGTCAGCGTGATGGAGAAATGTGACGACGGCTGGTTTGTCG GTACCTCAAAGAGGACTAAACAGTTTGGGACATTTCCTGGGAATTATGTGAAGGAGGTGAAACTGTAA
- the LOC130533449 gene encoding sorbin and SH3 domain-containing protein 1 isoform X1 has product MRSSKLGCKTLEAPDVPVVCRQTPRCALYQASPEEGSIRPSASLVPSGPRAVGAVRITPVGAMKGSPDLIPAADLDPSRVSKGRGVVTLRATLVHIDDEGHITEKPNTFTTPRDWTSRINGDSSKPGLAEGQRDITTELPPVNSLQYQVYSPEPINQFPTPLSADPQICITSGSSSVYPCTSTVNPTIVLLQHNRAEQNKHLSHSRDPTPERDKSPDPGRDSVSPGPDMDWTRTRLPLHSPLNRPVAPVRNTEKSKDWYKTMFKQIHKIPESIEENPYRPSYIFPENYDVQVKSKDDGPSPFGYLKDVKTVPRSKSNIEVDSKGCSMPVPARSSSLKPSTKRNEWEPPDKKVDTRKYRAEPKSIFEYEPGKSSVLKLERTDVSPEDVDLENEPWYKFFSEMEFDKASAPSFTPLETASDLQKYSSSKSGHSEVEKDGGSPQSEPGAPENERHVYKSVLEGGDIPLQGLRALNKRHGSTSSSKVDYKGGNGYIISPCSSVNNNAVGNQCKNMKPLSAAKACIPQILPSKFKPKLLPPNGDRQESTTNATRRPKAHSCEDLYTDACDTDFTVAEGSECGQDSSLKYGHGATDISSGIRRSASDFSSMYRNMHHIQRPSSVGCSPHGSVRSLTSLFEKAKAEGGERSEAGDGGNIPRDAVSSRVSAFEMIIQRSTTAPSRSSSLPTLHSSNNLNHPAHLYMTSAVSAESLLVSDATRSNACSPSEAEGATGKEESLSQRSAAVEDSVSTSGCQNPRADSPTDTEAEVEKIFSKGSSVPARQHDNDPKSPLVFPLHHNHIHHHHHHLLHHLNHQLLLKPSKCKGSCPASYTRFTTILRHERQQAQQEKAQPEKKTILPGNLLLMGPAPFRLRKNLQSHQTRRTLSATKVTAGVQRPYSLSTDLGPVIPQRLSSLEVLERLSNGEGNNNDALSNRRCLDANGNLLQPLSAHRRDSSPVHGDSPDEVLRRRHGDKEKILEEQRRLKREQEEADTASRRHTGIVPTHHQFITNERFGDLLNITDNTEKRKSGVERSPAMARFDFRAESVKELPFQKGDIVYIIRQVDQNWYEGEHHGRVGIFPQSYVELLPVTEKAQPKKSVPVQVLEYGEAVARFNFSGDTVVEMSFRKGERITLIRRVDENWYEGKISGTNRQGIFPVTYVEVLRRPRVKNGVEYMDPPASPSPQRSLNASPQLIRNRLTTSPLPLPRSHRRSVSPEVHAISSEWISLTVGGGSPPAAPTPPLPPLPTVSYRCGEYLPPPYSASPVPPITGSPYCISPGASPAASPLPPPHPPRPNSTTPFLTFTPPQVEEFLLSPPSPHLSRGMSPCSGPVLEGWLRGEKDLTEGDVTEGERAHAAQGNKPNGPAEFLRNEVDHHGRSSRSPVMLFDIQENNNVNSFAEAVCNEILNIAETSVRYCSTLSHHPHGSVHRLHPHPSKQSLIISQQPQSHSSSPEPSRLHCGIFQAMYSYVPQNEDELELKEGDLVSVMEKCDDGWFVGTSKRTKQFGTFPGNYVKEVKL; this is encoded by the exons ATGAGATCCTCAAAGCTCGGCTGCAAAACTCTGGAGGCTCCAGACGTTCCAGTTGTCTGCAGACAGACGCCTCGCTGCGCACTTTATCAA GCCTCTCCAGAAGAGGGCAGCATAAGGCCGAGCGCTTCTCTCG TCCCGTCAGGCCCCCGAGCAGTTGGCGCCGTGAGGATCACACCTGTGGGCGCCATGAAAGGCTCTCCGGACCTCATTCCTGCAGCAG ATTTAGACCCCAGCAGAGTGAGCAAAGGGAGGGGTGTCGTCACTCTGAGGGCCACCCTCGTCCACATCGACGATGAAGGTCACATCACCGAAAAGCCAAACACCTTCACGACACCAA GGGACTGGACAAGCCGGATTAATGGTGACAGCTCCAAACCGGGGCTGGCGGAGGGGCAGAGGGACATAACAACTGAGCTGCCTCCTGTAAACAGCCTTCAGTACCAG GTGTATTCACCAGAACCCATCAACCAATTCCCGACCCCATTGTCCGCCGACCCTCAGATCTGCATCACATCGGGTTCCAGCTCTGTTTATCCCTGCACCAGCACCGTTAACCCCACCatcgtgctgctgcagcacaacagAG cagagcagaacaaGCACCTTTCTCATTCCAGAG ATCCGACCCCAGAAAGGGACAAAAGTCCTGATCCCGGTAGAGACTCGGTCAGTCCGGGGCCTGACATGGACTGGACCAGAACGCGGCTGCCGCTGCACTCTCCTCTCAACAGACCCGTGGCGCCCGTACGG AACACTGAAAAATCCAAAGACTGGTACAAGACAATGTTCAAACAGATACACAAGATACCTG AGTCCATTGAGGAAAACCCTTATCGCCCCTCCTACATTTTCCCTGAGAACTATGACGTTCAGGTGAAATCAAAAG ACGATGGTCCCAGTCCATTCGGTTACTTGAAAGATG TGAAGACGGTCCCACGCTCAAAAAGCAACATCGAGGTGGATTCAAAAGGCTGCTCGATGCCTGTACCAGCGCGGTCCTCTTCCCTCAAACCCTCCACCAAAAG AAACGAGTGGGAGCCCCCGGATAAGAAAGTCGACACCAGGAAGTACCGCGCGGAGCCCAAGAGCATCTTTGAGTACGAGCCGGGGAAATCATCAGTGCTCAAGCTGGAGAGGACG GATGTAAGTCCAGAAGATGTAGATTTAGAGAATGAGCCTTGGTATAAATTCTTTTCAGAGATGGAGTTTGACAAAGCG AGTGCCCCCTCCTTCACTCCCCTGGAAACAGCCTCTGACCTGCAGAAGTA CTCCTCAAGTAAGTCTGGACACAGCGAGGTGGAGAAGGACGGTGGATCACCCCAGAGCGAGCCAGGGGCTCCAGAAAATGAACGCCATGTTTACAAAAGTGTCCTGGAGGGCGGTGACATTCCCTTACAAGGCCTGCGGGCCTTAAACAAGCGCCATGGTAGCACCTCGTCCTCGAAAG TGGATTATAAAGGTGGGAATGGCTATATAATTTCACCCTGCTCCTCTGTAAATAACAATGCAGTAGGTAACCAGTGTAAGAATATGAAGCCTCTGTCTGCTGCCAAAGCCTGTATACCCCAAATCTTGCCCTCTAAATTCAAGCCCAAGCTGCTGCCCCCTAATGGtgacagacaggaaagcacAACGAACGCTACCAGACGCCCAAAGGCACACAGCTGTGAGGATCTCTACACAGACGCATGTGACACAGACTTTACAGTGGCAGAGGGAAGCGAATGTGGACAGGACTCAAGCTTGAAATACGGCCATGGTGCTACAGACATTTCCTCTGGAATTAGGAGGAGCGCATCAGATTTTTCCAGCATGTACAGGAACATGCATCACATCCAGAGGCCTAGTTCAGTTGGCTGCAGCCCTCATGGCAGCGTCCGTAGCCTCACCTCCCTATTTGAGAAGGCAAAGGCTGAGGGAGGGGAAAGGTCAGAGGCAGGGGATGGGGGTAACATTCCCAGGGATGCGGTATCTTCACGTGTCAGTGCTTTTGAAATGATCATCCAGCGTTCCACTACGGCACCCAGCCGTTCCTCCTCCCTACCCACCTTacactccagcaacaacctcaATCACCCTGCCCACCTCTACATGACGTCTGCAGTGTCGGCCGAGTCTCTTCTGGTGTCAGATGCCACCCGCTCTAATGCCTGCTCCCCAAGCGAGGCAGAAGGTGCGACGGGTAAAGAGGAATCCTTGTCTCAGCGCAGTGCGGCCGTTGAAGACTCCGTATCAACCTCAGGCTGTCAAAATCCCCGCGCTGATTCGCCCACTGATACGGAGGCTGAGGTTGAAAAGATTTTCAGTAAAGGTTCCTCGGTCCCAGCTCGCCAACACGACAACGACCCGAAGAGTCCCTTGGTCTTCCCTCTGCACCACAACCatatccaccaccaccaccaccacctccttcaCCACCTGAATCACCAGCTTCTTCTCAAACCCAGTAAATGCAAAGGATCCTGTCCAGCCTCTTACACCCGCTTCACCACCATACTCAGACACGAGAGACAGCAGGCCCAGCAGGAGAAGGCTCAGCCAGAGAAAAAGACCATACTGCCTGGGAACCTCCTCCTCATGGGCCCTGCGCCCTTTCGGTTGCGCAAGAATTTACAGTCCCACCAAACGCGGAGGACGCTGTCAGCCACCAAAGTCACTGCAGGCGTTCAGAGGCCCTACAGTCTGTCTACTGATCTCGGGCCTGTGATTCCGCAGCGCCTGTCCTCGCTTGAAGTCCTGGAGCGGCTCAGCAATGGGGAAGGAAACAACAATGACGCCCTGAGTAACAGGCGATGCTTGGATGCCAATGGGAACCTCCTGCAGCCGCTGTCAGCTCACCGCAGAG ACTCATCCCCAGTGCATGGGGACAGCCCGGACGAAGTGCTGCGTCGACGCCATGGGGACAAAGAG AAAATCTTGGAAGAGCAGCGGCGGCTGAAGCgagaacaggaagaggctgACACGGCATCCAGGCGACACACAGGCATTGTCCCGACTCACCACCAGTTTATCACCAACGAGCGCTTCGGGGACCTGCTTAACATCACAGATAACACGGAGAAAAGGAAGTCGGGCGTAGAG AGGAGTCCGGCCATGGCTCGCTTTGACTTCAGGGCAGAAAGTGTTAA GGAGCTGCCGTTTCAGAAAGGAGACATTGTTTACATCATTCGACAGGTGGATCAAAACTGGTATGAAGGGGAACACCACGGCAGAGTGGGCATTTTCCCTCAGAGCTATGTGGAG ctacttcctgtcacaGAGAAGGCCCAGCCGAAGAAAAGTGTCCCGGTGCAGGTGCTGGAGTACGGAGAGGCAGTGGCTCGCTTCAACTTCAGTGGGGACACTGTGGTGGAAATGTCTTTTAGAAAG GGAGAGAGGATCACGCTCATTCGCAGAGTGGATGAAAACTGGTATGAGGGCAAAATCTCAGGCACCAATCGTCAGGGCATCTTTCCCGTCACCTACGTGGAAGTGTTGCGAAGACCCCGTGTCAAAAATGGCGTGGAGTACATGGACCCTCCTGCCAGCCCTTCTCCACAGCGCAGCCTCAATGCCTCTCCTCAG CTGATTCGCAATCGCCTGACAACCTCCCCCTtgcccctccctcgctcccatCGCCGCTCCGTGTCCCCAGAGGTCCACGCCATCTCCTCTGAGTGGATCTCCCTGACTGTGGGAGGCGGTAGCCCGCCCGCCGCTCCCACGCCCCCCCTCCCGCCGCTGCCCACAGTGTCCTACCGCTGTGGCGAATATTTGCCTCCACCCTATTCTGCCAGCCCTGTGCCCCCAATCACAGGAAGCCCTTACTGCATCTCCCCTGGGGCCTCCCCGGCCGCCTCCCCACTTCCCCCGCCTCATCCACCCAGGCCAAActccaccacacccttcctcaccttcacaccacctcaagtggaggagttcCTGCTCTCCCCGCCGTCCCCGCATCTGTCACGCGGTATGAGTCCCTGCAGCGGACCGGTTCTGGAGGGATGGCTTAGGGGGGAGAAAGACTTAACCGAAGGGGATGtcacagagggggagagggcCCACGCAGCACAGGGCAACAAGCCAAACGGCCCCGCAGAG TTTTTGAGGAATGAGGTGGACCATCAcggcaggagctccaggagcccCGTGATGCTGTTCGACATCCAAGAGAACAACAACGTCAACTCGTTTGCC GAAGCAGTGTGCAATGAGATCTTGAATATAGCAGAGACCTCGGTGAGGTACTGCAGCACCCTGTCCCACCACCCTCATGGCTCTGTCCATAGactgcacccccaccccagtaAACAATCTCTCATCATTTCCCAGCAACCCCAGTCCCACAGTAGCAGCCCAGAGCCCAGCCGTCTCCACTGTGGAAT TTTCCAGGCTATGTACAGCTACGTACCACAGAACGAGgatgagctggagctgaaggagggcgATCTAGTCAGCGTGATGGAGAAATGTGACGACGGCTGGTTTGTCG GTACCTCAAAGAGGACTAAACAGTTTGGGACATTTCCTGGGAATTATGTGAAGGAGGTGAAACTGTAA